One Megalopta genalis isolate 19385.01 chromosome 11, iyMegGena1_principal, whole genome shotgun sequence genomic region harbors:
- the mwh gene encoding multiple wing hairs isoform X2, which yields MAPNADEELLVVKPWGLQPEKERLRPPTYNAEDYAIALRRWGRRPLGSVQDSQGTLPSTTSSSSGYASGSGEMTLRQFTSVSELLNKLRTDLRLAFPSFVQEFASPPADGITLLLETLRGVQLAQSSPPSSGHTGPRVGTRRAALDELGCVECLAACAERCTDAPRLLVQAQPGLLALAVCLTSSLNRSRVLALQLLTKVCQAPGGHAAVSEAVSTLRLKYGEGGRFRFLAGALLAPRAAIALRVAGVSFLNAFLKSAPRTQTRLYIQAEACEAGLEPQVLQEWLKELDGREEDALNELLHKEVQKWTHNCVDVDTLQRRVVRAEETCRILSKKVSALQAELQQLQVEKLNSYNREDREKVTVLGPKQSPKVSSNAEDEGISSSERSSSPENGKHQMRNHQKHSSSPDNDQETTIDDVIEELRIIVKDAEQEFGDKNREEKERIPQNTSKDQAFKSSESYMLDRVLKRDQQSDAKISKSNPGSTVSQSMAKGEQVTYFGNDRDYSTDSGSNRRLNPDARRISKSSVDGSVKIVIKGPDIEDAIVPTILHPQPPRRSPPCLSTIMAVRHCDFPDHEETYNSHDEEIEEETLGDGSDSLLSASRLKYNGKNQTYEEQIRNANGNHFQKQSRNVDEEQDGKLKKSYDDLRHFDEGEKDKKTIRNYESSCRAKNETKSRQDGFVQRHNSKYRSEVEKRKLLRRSTSHDYLESSASSPRSRRSGRSRVESHIRKFESLNSFDEHRSLQSYGRPGSSENLSKQEHQFFEDGSRNRMRRSESFHHVSHVAKKEQCSSRGGSDSGLFYVTDFNLEPLLTRKPTSIEAPKSPSLQTKSLDRIDEGLDSMVDIVITEEKSQWRSGKHQKIKKSREERQVIRSKSNRLEDTRNCYDIDAKSRQEESRSKHLKNDELYNVSVNNKQLRSDELYEEQRNREWNCQNELNSAKRNDLDFDCAPMIMAKNGPKNNSFSQHENIANRFTSRPNDSGIFASRTYDTFGLGKNRFNAGKYSGNQQIKESPVGRRNTTSSATGNRGKVTDVVSGLY from the exons CTTCGTTCAGGAATTCGCCTCGCCGCCCGCCGACGGGATCACGCTGCTGTTGGAGACCCTTCGGGGTGTTCAGCTAGCTCAAAGTTCTCCACCCTCTTCCGGTCACACGGGTCCGCGTGTCGGCACCAGAAGAGCAGCTCTGGACGAGCTTGGCTGCGTCGAGTGTCTGGCTGCCTGCGCCGAACGATGCACCGATGCGCCGAGGCTCCTGGTGCAAGCTCAACCCGGTCTTCTTGCTCTGGCAGTCTGTCTGACTAGTAGCTTGAACCGGTCCCGGGTTCTAGCTCTTCAG CTACTGACGAAGGTCTGCCAGGCTCCGGGTGGCCACGCAGCTGTCTCCGAAGCGGTCTCCACTTTGAGGCTCAAGTACGGCGAGGGCGGTAGGTTCCGATTCCTCGCCGGCGCCCTCCTGGCTCCCAGAGCAGCGATTGCCCTGAGAGTCGCAGGAGTCTCTTTCCTCAACGCTTTCCTCAAGTCTGCACCAAGGACCCAGACCAGGTTATACATTCAG GCCGAAGCCTGCGAAGCTGGACTAGAGCCGCAGGTCCTTCAAGAATGGCTGAAAGAGCTGGACGGCAGGGAGGAGGACGCCCTGAACGAGCTTCTGCACAAGGAGGTCCAGAAGTGGACGCACAACTGCGTCGACGTAGACACGTTGCAGAGACGGGTGGTACGTGCCGAGGAAACCTGTAGAATTCTGAGCAAAAAGGTTTCGGCCCTGCAGGCCGAGCTGCAACAGCTCCAAGTCGAGAAGCTGAACAGCTACAACCGGGAGGACCGTGAGAAGGTGACGGTGCTCGGGCCGAAGCAGTCGCCGAAAGTGTCCTCGAACGCGGAGGACGAGGGCATCAGCTCGTCGGAGAGATCCAGCAGCCCTGAGAACGGTAAACACCAGATGCGGAACCACCAGAAGCACAGCTCGTCGCCGGACAACGATCAGGAGACCACCATCGACGACGTGATCGAGGAGCTCAGGATCATCGTGAAGGACGCCGAGCAGGAGTTCGGCGACAAGAATCGCGAGGAGAAGGAGAGGATCCCGCAGAACACCTCCAAGGACCAAGCGTTCAAGAGCTCGGAGTCGTACATGCTGGACAGGGTCCTGAAGAGGGACCAGCAGTCCGATGCGAAGATTTCGAAGTCGAATCCAGGCTCCACTGTTTCTCAGAGCATGGCGAAGGGCGAGCAGGTGACCTACTTCGGGAACGATCGTGATTACAGCACGGACTCGGGCAGCAACAGAAGGCTGAATCCTGATGCGAGAAGAATCTCCAAGTCCTCGGTGGACGGCAGCGTGAAGATTGTGATCAAAGGGCCGGACATAGAGGACGCCATAGTCCCGACGATCCTGCACCCCCAGCCTCCGAGGAGATCGCCACCTTGTCTGTCCACCATCATGGCGGTCAGACACTGCGACTTCCCGGACCACGAAGAGACTTACAACTCTCACGACGAAGAAATCGAGGAGGAAACCTTGGGGGACGGCAGCGACTCTCTGCTCAGTGCTTCCAGGCTGAAGTACAACGGGAAGAATCAGACTTACGAGGAGCAGATCAGGAACGCAAACGGCAACCACTTCCAGAAGCAATCGAGAAACGTGGACGAGGAGCAGGACGGCAAATTGAAGAAGAGCTACGACGATCTCCGACACTTCGACGAGGGCGAGAAGGACAAGAAAACGATCAGGAACTATGAGAGCTCGTGCAGGGCGAAGAACGAGACCAAGTCCAGGCAAGATGGGTTCGTGCAGAGACACAACTCCAAGTACAGGAGCGAGGTGGAGAAGAGGAAGTTGCTTCGCAGGTCCACAAGCCACGACTACCTCGAGTCCAGCGCCTCGAGTCCAAGGTCAAGGAGGTCCGGAAGAAGCCGAGTCGAGAGCCACATCAGGAAGTTCGAGAGTCTAAACTCGTTCGACGAGCATCGAAGTCTGCAGAGCTATGGTAGGCCGGGTAGCTCCGAGAACCTCAGCAAGCAGGAGCACCAGTTCTTCGAGGACGGCTCGAGGAACAGGATGCGCAGGTCCGAGTCTTTCCACCATGTATCCCACGTGGCCAAGAAGGAGCAGTGTTCCTCTCGCGGAGGAAGCGACAGCGGACTGTTCTACGTCACGGATTTCAACCTGGAACCACTGCTGACACGAAAACCAACGTCCATAGAGGCTCCAAAATCACCCAGTCTGCAGACCAAATCCCTGGATAGAATCGACGAGGGCCTCGATTCGATGGTGGACATCGTAATCACGGAGGAGAAGAGCCAATGGAGATCGGGCAAGCACCAGAAGATCAAGAAGTCTCGGGAGGAGAGACAGGTGATCAGGTCCAAGTCCAACAGACTCGAGGACACGAGAAATTGCTACGATATAGACGCGAAGAGCAGGCAGGAGGAATCTAGGAGCAAACACCTGAAAAACGACGAGCTTTATAATGTTAGCGTGAATAACAAACAGCTGAGGAGCGACGAGCTGTACGAGGAGCAGAGGAACCGCGAGTGGAATTGTCAAAACGAATTGAATTCCGCCAAGAGGAACGATTTGGATTTTGATTGCGCGCCCATGATCATGGCCAAGAACGGACCCAAGAACAACTCGTTCAGCCAGCACGAAAATATCGCGAATCGGTTCACGAGCAGACCGAACGATTCCGGCATCTTCGCCAGCCGAACCTACGACACTTTTGGTCTCGGAAAGAATCGGTTCAACGCTGGCAAATACTCCGGAAACCAACAGATCAAGGAGAGCCCCGTTGGAAGGAGAAACACGACCTCGTCCGCGACCGGAAACCGCGGAAAAGTCACGGACGTCGTGTCGGGACTCTATTGA
- the LOC117226354 gene encoding sodium-independent sulfate anion transporter isoform X2 produces the protein MVYIIFGSCKDITIGPTALMALMTHEYVQGKNADFAILLAFLCGCLQILMAFLRLGVLIDFISVPVTVGFTSATSVIIVASQLKGLLGLKISSQGFLDTVTKVFKNIHKTNLWDTAMSVSCIVILLIFRKMKDVKFGYNNEKPNDYHRILTKIIWLISTARNAIVVIVCSAIAYKLNSEETSPFILTGTVRSGLPHIKWPPFSTQIGNRTLNFSEMCSELGASIALVPIIGVLGNVAIAKAFANGNKVDATQELIALGICNVLGSCTSSMPVTGSFSRSAVNHASSVKTPMGGLHTGILILLALSFLTPYFYYIPKASLSAVIICAVIYMIEYQVVMLIWKTSKKDLIPMFVTFLFCLIIGVEYGILMGVGTNLIFLLYPSARPTIHVDKCTTISGADYLLVTPGNSLYFPAVDFIKKSVGNAGIKQGSCQVPVVVDCRYMLGADFTAAEGIAKLINEFNNRKQGLYFYNPRSDVVAVLKGICGEEFQYISTQEELSYLLSSHQEKTSQQLVEIIRDKSNESPTLGSLEVTHRNGRSCYELSEVTTTLLHATAS, from the exons ATGGTATACATAATATTCGGGTCGTGCAAGGATATCACAATTGGACCAACTGCACTTATGGCACTGATGACACACGAGTATGTGCAGGGTAAAAACGCCGATTTTGCAATACTACTTGCATTTCTATGCGGATGTTTGCAAATTTTGATGGCTTTCCTACGTTTAG GAGTACTTATAGATTTCATATCAGTACCAGTCACAGTTGGTTTCACATCTGCCACATCCGTTATAATTGTGGCTTCACAGCTCAAAGGACTTCTGGGACTAAAGATCTCCTCTCAAGGATTTTTGGACACTGTCACCAAAGTGTtcaaaaatattcataaaaCTAATCTATGGGATACTGCAATGAGCGTCTCTTGTATTGTTATCTTATTAATATTTAGG aaaatgaAAGATGTCAAATTTGGCTATAATAATGAGAAACCGAACGACTACCACAGAATATTGACAAAAATAATATGGTTGATATCTACAGCCAGAAATGCTATTGTCGTCATTGTTTGTTCTGCTATTGCGTATAAATTGAACTCGGAAGAGACTTCACCATTTATTCTCACTGGCACTGTAAGGTCTGGTCTTCCACATATTAAATGGCCCCCATTCTCCACTCAAATTGGAAATCGTACACTGAATTTTTCCGAAATGTGCTCGGAATTGGGCGCGTCTATAGCATTGGTCCCTATAATCGGGGTTCTTGGCAACGTGGCAATAGCAAAAGCGTTCGCAAACGGCAACAAGGTGGATGCCACTCAAGAATTAATCGCACTAGGAATCTGTAATGTGCTCGGATCTTGTACAAGCTCTATGCCAGTTACTGGCTCGTTTAGTAGGTCTGCTGTAAATCATGCTAGCTCTGTGAAAACGCCAATGGGTGGCTTGCATACAGGAATATTGATATTGTTAGCCCTCAGTTTCTTAACGCCATACTTTTACTATATACCGAAGG CTTCCTTGTCAGCAGTTATTATCTGtgcagtgatatacatgatcgaATACCAAGTTGTGATGCTGATATGGAAAACTAGCAAAAAGGATCTCATCCCAATGTTCGTCACATTTTTATTCTGTCTCATTATTGGAGTAGAATATGGAATACTTATGGGTGTAGGGACGAATCTCATATTCTTATTATATCCCTCTGCACGCCCAACGATACACGTTGATAAATGCACC ACTATCTCTGGAGCCGATTATCTCCTGGTGACACCAGGAAACAGTCTTTACTTTCCTGCTGTTGATTTTATTAAAAAGTCTGTTGGCAATGCAGGAATAAAGCAGGGCTCGTGTCAAGTCCCGGTTGTCGTTGACTGCAGGTATATGTTGGGAGCGGACTTTACAGCTGCCGAG GGAATCGCAAAATTGATCAACGAGTTTAACAATCGGAAACAGGGACTCTACTTTTACAATCCACGATCGGATGTTGTTGCAGTATTGAAAGGAATATGCGGGGAAGAGTTTCAATACATTTCTACCCAAGAGGAATTATCGTACTTACTATCATCGCATCAAG AGAAAACGTCACAACAACTTGTGGAAATCATACGTGACAAATCGAACGAATCTCCGACGCTAGGGAGTCTCGAAGTTACCCACCGAAATGGACGCTCGTGTTACGAACTCAGCGAAGTTACGACCACTTTGTTGCATGCTACAGCTAGTTAA
- the LOC117226354 gene encoding sodium-independent sulfate anion transporter isoform X1, with protein sequence MAPDSIFRKWQSRDDKLNKLSKFVSKRVPIVRWLPTYNSDKLLNDAIAGITVGLTVMPQGLAYATLAGLEPQYGLYSAFVGAMVYIIFGSCKDITIGPTALMALMTHEYVQGKNADFAILLAFLCGCLQILMAFLRLGVLIDFISVPVTVGFTSATSVIIVASQLKGLLGLKISSQGFLDTVTKVFKNIHKTNLWDTAMSVSCIVILLIFRKMKDVKFGYNNEKPNDYHRILTKIIWLISTARNAIVVIVCSAIAYKLNSEETSPFILTGTVRSGLPHIKWPPFSTQIGNRTLNFSEMCSELGASIALVPIIGVLGNVAIAKAFANGNKVDATQELIALGICNVLGSCTSSMPVTGSFSRSAVNHASSVKTPMGGLHTGILILLALSFLTPYFYYIPKASLSAVIICAVIYMIEYQVVMLIWKTSKKDLIPMFVTFLFCLIIGVEYGILMGVGTNLIFLLYPSARPTIHVDKCTTISGADYLLVTPGNSLYFPAVDFIKKSVGNAGIKQGSCQVPVVVDCRYMLGADFTAAEGIAKLINEFNNRKQGLYFYNPRSDVVAVLKGICGEEFQYISTQEELSYLLSSHQEKTSQQLVEIIRDKSNESPTLGSLEVTHRNGRSCYELSEVTTTLLHATAS encoded by the exons ATGGCTCCCGATTCGATATTTCGAAAATGGCAGTCAAGGGAcgataaattgaacaaattaagcAAATTTGTTAGCAAACGCGTACCAATTGTTCGTTGGCTGCCAACATATAACTCGGATAAATTATTAAACGATGCTATTGCTGGAATTACCGTCGGTCTTACTGTCATGCCACAGGGGCTCGCGTATGCGACTTTGGCGGGCTTAGAACCACAG taTGGTCTCTATTCTGCATTTGTGGGAGCAATGGTATACATAATATTCGGGTCGTGCAAGGATATCACAATTGGACCAACTGCACTTATGGCACTGATGACACACGAGTATGTGCAGGGTAAAAACGCCGATTTTGCAATACTACTTGCATTTCTATGCGGATGTTTGCAAATTTTGATGGCTTTCCTACGTTTAG GAGTACTTATAGATTTCATATCAGTACCAGTCACAGTTGGTTTCACATCTGCCACATCCGTTATAATTGTGGCTTCACAGCTCAAAGGACTTCTGGGACTAAAGATCTCCTCTCAAGGATTTTTGGACACTGTCACCAAAGTGTtcaaaaatattcataaaaCTAATCTATGGGATACTGCAATGAGCGTCTCTTGTATTGTTATCTTATTAATATTTAGG aaaatgaAAGATGTCAAATTTGGCTATAATAATGAGAAACCGAACGACTACCACAGAATATTGACAAAAATAATATGGTTGATATCTACAGCCAGAAATGCTATTGTCGTCATTGTTTGTTCTGCTATTGCGTATAAATTGAACTCGGAAGAGACTTCACCATTTATTCTCACTGGCACTGTAAGGTCTGGTCTTCCACATATTAAATGGCCCCCATTCTCCACTCAAATTGGAAATCGTACACTGAATTTTTCCGAAATGTGCTCGGAATTGGGCGCGTCTATAGCATTGGTCCCTATAATCGGGGTTCTTGGCAACGTGGCAATAGCAAAAGCGTTCGCAAACGGCAACAAGGTGGATGCCACTCAAGAATTAATCGCACTAGGAATCTGTAATGTGCTCGGATCTTGTACAAGCTCTATGCCAGTTACTGGCTCGTTTAGTAGGTCTGCTGTAAATCATGCTAGCTCTGTGAAAACGCCAATGGGTGGCTTGCATACAGGAATATTGATATTGTTAGCCCTCAGTTTCTTAACGCCATACTTTTACTATATACCGAAGG CTTCCTTGTCAGCAGTTATTATCTGtgcagtgatatacatgatcgaATACCAAGTTGTGATGCTGATATGGAAAACTAGCAAAAAGGATCTCATCCCAATGTTCGTCACATTTTTATTCTGTCTCATTATTGGAGTAGAATATGGAATACTTATGGGTGTAGGGACGAATCTCATATTCTTATTATATCCCTCTGCACGCCCAACGATACACGTTGATAAATGCACC ACTATCTCTGGAGCCGATTATCTCCTGGTGACACCAGGAAACAGTCTTTACTTTCCTGCTGTTGATTTTATTAAAAAGTCTGTTGGCAATGCAGGAATAAAGCAGGGCTCGTGTCAAGTCCCGGTTGTCGTTGACTGCAGGTATATGTTGGGAGCGGACTTTACAGCTGCCGAG GGAATCGCAAAATTGATCAACGAGTTTAACAATCGGAAACAGGGACTCTACTTTTACAATCCACGATCGGATGTTGTTGCAGTATTGAAAGGAATATGCGGGGAAGAGTTTCAATACATTTCTACCCAAGAGGAATTATCGTACTTACTATCATCGCATCAAG AGAAAACGTCACAACAACTTGTGGAAATCATACGTGACAAATCGAACGAATCTCCGACGCTAGGGAGTCTCGAAGTTACCCACCGAAATGGACGCTCGTGTTACGAACTCAGCGAAGTTACGACCACTTTGTTGCATGCTACAGCTAGTTAA